ACGTCGCCCAGATTGGTTGTGCGTGTTAGGTCAAAGGGATAGGCTGGGCCATCGTACTCCATCTTGTACAGCAGCATTCGGGCAGCGCAGCGAGCACCTAGCGGCACGATCGCCACTCGGCTAATATCCGACAGTTTGCAGACATAGCGGAGAAGTATTGAGGTCTTAGGAGGCACCTTGACTCGACTTTCTAGGCCACTGCTGCTAATCATCATGGTGCGAAATGGCATCTCAGGCTGGAAGACATCCTCATACACGCCAGGAGGCATAGCCTTCAAGACACTGCGTACCTCTTGCCACATGGGATGAATGTTGAACTCATGGTCAGACTCATTAATCAGGCGGAGATGCTGGTCGTTTTCTTTCAGCATACCCAGGTGACCATCGTAGAAAAGCACCTGGGAATTATCAGGTGAGAACAGATCGAAGGTGCTGGCGTAGCTAATGTCTGTGCCTGGAGGAATCTCAAGCAATGTTTCGATTTCGCCTTGCGCATTGACAGACAAGCAGGGCTGGAGGCCAGTCTGGGGATTTTTAGCAATATAGATACCCGGCACTAAGGAGGCATGATCCCGTAGGGCTAGCTGCAACTCTTGCCAATAGGCTGCAATCTTGTAGGTGTAGGGTGAGGTATTGATAATTCGTAATTGGTTTTCCTTGGGGTAGGCAATAACGCGAAAGCCGGCATCATCTGCATACACCTCGATGCTCTGCTCTGCTTGGAAGTGCTTCTGGGCAGCAGCCAGATCGTCTCTGGTCAGTTGGAATATGTGCAGGTCGATCGCTTCATACATGAGCCGATGACCAATGGCATTAGGATGCGCTGGGTCAAAGGAGATGCCGCTACGCCAGTGACCATTGCCATCATCCAAGGCAGACAACCAGTTCAACAAGGGGACATCCCACGTCAGCATTCGTTGATGGGTATCCTTCAGCAGCCAATACTGCTCAGCGTTATAGTTGCCATGAGGGTATACCCCACCTAGAACAGGATAGGCTCCCAGTTCTCGTGTCATGCGGACTAGCCGCTGTAACCCACTCTCAAATCGCCGCTGGACGGCACGTCGCTCATGGGGAAGACAAGAGGCTAAACCTTCATTACCCAACGACAGCGCAATAATAACGACATCGGGTTTTTCTGGTGCTACAACTGTGGGGAAGCGCTCGATCGTCCGTGTCACATTAGCGCCTAACTCCGACACATTCACCAGGCTGTGTCCATAACGGTGGTGTAGAGACTCTGCCAACAGAGTTGCCCAGCCCTGCATTAGCCAAGCTTGATGACCTAGTGCCACAGAGCTGCCAATTACTACAATCTTTAAGCCATCGCCGCGCTGTGACCATTGGGGTGGCGTAGGGTGTTCATCGAAGCCGTAGGGGTAGGGTTGTATGTAGCCAAACTCACCATCATCCACAATAATAGAGCGGGATTGTTCACCTAAATCCCTAGGTAACCAACGGTTGGCACCCCATGCTTCCCATTGCACATCTCCATTGGCATCTAGACGAATGTACTTGTACTCAATTGGATGCTCATGATCTGAGGGCGATTGCTGGAACTTAATACCAGAGTCTGTTCGCCAAAGTGGATACTGTGCAGAAGTTGTTGTCAAGGGAACATAGTGGTTGACATCCCATGATCCCAGTTCTGGCGTTGAACCAACAATCCCAATAGATTCCCCCGGATTTGTGAATGCCTTGATCTGGAATCGATACATTGGTGTCTCCTAAAACTTGCCTTGACCTTATCACACAGAGCAGTCATTGTCTGTCTTAGGCATAACCTTACAGGGGTTCTTGTTTGGAAAGACACGTTTCAAGGTAGTGATGGTGGTTGAATAATGGCTAGCGATCGTCCCCAGACCGTAACCGAGTAGCAAAGTTGTGCTGACGGGTTGTAGAGATTTTTCTAGCTTTGAGGATGGCAGCAGCTAGGCAGGCATAGGAGAGAATGCCTACAATGGCCAACAACGGCGAATTGAAAAAACCAGCAGCATTCCATAAAGCATGGAGTCCAGCAGCACTGAGACACCCAACCGTTAAAACTGACCATCGTTGGCTGGGTTTCTGCACACTTAGACCAACAAAGTAGCCAAAGTAGCCACTATAGGCCATATGACCCGCTACAGAACCCAACACCCTAGGGATGAGAATCTGGATTCCCTGCTGTTCTCCCCCCTGTTGCACAATCATGGGTACGTATTGTCCTAGGGTTTCAAACAAGATGAAGCCCGCGGCAGAGGCTGTGCCAAGAATGATGCCATCAAGCGGTTCCCAGAGGCCAATGACTTCTCGGTAGGGCGATCGCAACTGTGTCCCCAGCCAAAATACGGCTACTAGAGGCAATATTTTCAGCAGCTCTTCCATAAGTCCGGCTCCAAAAAACATCCGAACTAACAATGGCAAGAATCCTAACGATTGGGGATTGTCAGGGACTCCCCCTGGCAAAATTTCTCGAAATACCCACGTAAAGATTGTCAACACTGGGCTAAGCAACAACAGCACCATACAGGCAGCAACGCCAATGGGCAACCACCACGGCTTTTGCTTGCCACACAGTTGATAGATCACGTAGTAGGCTGCTGCTGTTACATAAACGGCTAGAGCCTGTTTGAACAGTACAGGCTGATTGACCGTAGCAAACATGCCAACCACAAACAGTACGGTGATAATCCCTGGTATTAGATATGCCTTGTGTACTAAGTTACTGCGAGCATCGGAAGACCATAGGGGTATAAGTTGGGTAATGGTCACCCGATCTGACTGACTAGGCATAGCAGGGGTAGGTTCTTGCTCAAAGACAAATTCTGGCCCACTGCGACTAAAGCGAATGCGATCGCCGGGTCGTAACTCGTGCCAGCCTGCAATCAGCTCACCGTTAACGTAGGTGCCGTTTTGAGTATCTAAATCCTGAATTTGCCAGACGACTCGATCATCCTGTCCTGGAATAGGTGCAGGAATACGGTGCGGTCGCAGCTCTGCATGGTATCGAGACACAGTACTGTAGTGAGTTGAACTTAACCGCAGGTGACAATCGGTTTCTCGCCCTATAACGACAGGGCGATCAGGGCGCAACCTATACCGAAGCAAACGCCGCCCATGCAAATTTTCTGTAGGCACCTGTCGCAACTGAGCTGTAGCTGGCTGAGTCCTATTCATGGCCAATGTCGTAAGTTCCTTGAGTGATCTCTGCTGATCAGATGGTTGTCTAGCCCGCTTTTATCACTACCTCTATCACCACCTCCACGCTCAAGGATAGTCACAAACACCATGTATCAAACACTATCTATACAGTGCAACCACCTTCCGCAATCCATCTATCCCTAGTCCATAGCTTTGGCCTGCTATTGCACAGTTGCTACAACTTGAGGCAGTGCTACTTAGCTTTCTCTCAAAGTCTCTCTATTGGGTCTCTGCTGGCTTAGGGGCTGAGATCAGAGCAAGGTCAATGCGGTCTTCAGTTGGCTGGGTAATCTCAACTCGGATACCAGGCCCAAAAAACGTGGTGATCTTGTCTTGTTTTTGTTGCCAGGTTTCCAGTGGAATTAGGGGAGACTCGAACTCCAGCGTCAAAGCATAGGCCCCGTCACGATCGTCTTCACGAATGCTACGCAGGATTGGGCGCTCCTCGTCACTAGGACTCAAACCCAAATGAGCTAGTGAGGTGTCTAAATGAGCTTCTTGCCCGTAGCGATAGCGGGTTACATCCTTGCGGATTTGATGTTGAGTAGTAGTTGCTAGCCTATCTCGCAAGGCTAAGACTTCTGGAGTCGTTGGTTGACTGTAGGGCACAGGTTTTAGCTCCGCTGCTTTAAGGGCCAAACCGCCTAACAACAGGGGAATGCCATAGAAAAAACCAGCCAGATTGAGGGTGGGATTATTGGTAGCATAGGCAATAAAGCCGCCGATCGTCAGTAGCGTGCCAACCCATAGCCCCAATGTGCCTAATGAAATCTGCCGTACCATAGTAGTTTAGAGAGAGTGTTAAGTAGCTGCTGAAGCAAAGTACTAAGCCAAAGTACTAAGGTAACAGATTGTGTGTAGGAGATTGTGTACAAGAGTTCTTGTATGCCAGAGTTTTATCATGTAGGAGTATTAGCGTCCAGCAGCCAATTACAGCTCTGGCTAGACTATTGCCAGCGCTAGTCCCATTCTGGTTGTGTTACCTTTGCTCAGGCACCCTGCTTCCTTACTGGGCTGGAAAAAACTATGCCGGAAAAAAAGTATAAGCTTCCAACCTCTAGCCAAAAGCGCAAGCTGATCCAAAAACTCGATGCTTTAGAGCAACAGGATCAGAATCTGTATGATTCGTTGTCTGTCGATATCTGGGCACTAGCAAAAACGATTGAAGAGTTTCAGCCTGGGTTTTGGTCGGCGTTTATGAAGAATCGCGAAAAAGCCCTCAAGAGCTTTATCAATGACGTTCTGCGCAGCAAACCAAGCCCCACGCGCCAACAGCCACCGCACCCATTTCTAGACTAGCGATGTGTTAGCTAGATGTATTCACTCAATTGGTGGTGCCCGAATTATCTGCACCTAGGTCTTTTAACCGTTGCAGGGCAAATAAGGCTGCCTCAGCTACACTAGGATTAGCGTCTTTTGCCAGATAGTTCAGCGCTGAAATGCTCTTCGGACTGGGAAGATGACCCAATGCCTCGGCTAATCGTTGTCGCACAAGCCAGTCATCAGACTGAGCAAATTGCAGCAGCCGATCAATGGCATCCACGGCCCCAATTTCCCCCAAGGCTGCGATCGCGGCCTGTTGCAGCACAACTTCATCACTGTCAAGTGCTTGCATCAGCACATTATAGGCGCGGGGGTCTTTGAGATTGCCCAAGGATACAGCAGCACTAAAGCGCACCAGCCAATCAGTATCTTCGTAGAAGGCACGGCAGAGTGGCTCAAAGGCTCGAATATCTCCCAAGTAGCCCATAGCGCCCGCAGCATCCGCTCGAATTCCATAGTCAGGATCCGTTTCCAACAGCCGAACTAGAATGGGATAGCATTCATCGGTTTGCTTTAAACCTAGGGCAAACACTGCCATGGAACGTACTTGCAGATTTTTATCATTCAAAACTTTTTTGATCAGGGGAACCGCATCCGCAGCGTCTACATCCCTAAGGGCAGCAAGCGCTAACATGCGATCGCGGGAGTTATCACTGTCTAGTTGAGTTGCAATGGTGGTCAGGTCAGGAGAGGTCATTGGATCCGTCAATTGTAGTGACTAGAGATTTAACAAATATTTACATACTCGTAGTGTGCCACATTTTGTGAGCACTAGCGATGAACGAAATATTGGCATTGAGAATCTGCTTCTATCAGTCACATCAAGATTAGCGATCAATTAGCGATCAAAATGGAAAACATGCAGTAGAGTTTTACAGATTCCCATAGTCCCATAGTATAGTAAAAGTGTACGTAGTTGTTTTGTACTTCCCCGGCCCTAACTTATTGTCTGTAGCCCATATCCGTAATCCGTAGCCTGTGTACGTCAAGCGCGTCGAACTTTCTAACTTCAAGTCCTTTGGCGGCACAACTTCGGTTCCGCTGCTACCGGGGTTTACGGTAATTTCTGGCCCGAATGGTTCCGGCAAGTCTAACATTCTCGATGCAGTTCTGTTTGCTCTGGGGCTATCGAGTTCTAAGGGGATGCGGGCAGAGCGTTTGCCAGATTTAGTGAACCATGCCCAAATGACCAAAGGGCGATCAGTTGTTGAGACAAGTGTTAGTGTCACCTTTGACATAGAACATACTGATTTAGACTGGCAGGATGAGCAGACTGGAGATGTCAACGATCAGACTTCTCAGCATGGCTCTGGCTCAGAGAATAGGTCAAGGCAGAGTAGCTCAGAGCATTCCAATTCTGTTACAACTCCAGCAACTGCTGCTACGGAATGGACTGTTACCCGACGGCTGCGGGTTACCCAACAAGGAGCTTATACTTCTAACTACTACTTCAATGGTCAACCCTGCACCTTAGCAGAGTTACACGAACAGCTACGGCGACTGCGAATTTATCCAGAGGGCTACAATGTGGTGCTCCAGGGGGATGTCACGGGCATTATCTCCATGAACCCACGAGAACGGCGAGAGATTATTGATGAACTAGCCGGGGTAGCCGCCTTTGATCGCAAAATCAGCCAAGCTAAGGAAAAGCTAGATGCTGTGAAGGAGCGGGAAGACAAATTCCGAATTGTGGAGGCAGAGCTAATTGCCCAACGCGATCGCTTAGCACAGGATCGGATTAAGGCACAAAAATACCAAAACCTGCGGCAAGAACTAGAGGAAAAGACTCAGTGGGAAGCTGTAATTCACTACCGTCAGACCCTAGCAAACCAACAGCAGTTGGCAGCGCAAATTGAAGCTGACGATCGTCGCCACCAAGACCTAACTGTCCAATTAGCCAGCTTGGCGACAGAGATTCAGCAGATAGGAGCAACCTTAGAGCAACTCAATGCCCGGGTGAAGGCTATGGGGGAAGAGGAGCAACTGTCACTTCAGGCTACGTTGGCAACCCGCGAAGCAGAGTTGCGGCAACTCCAGCGCCAAGAGCAAGAACTGACCATTAGTAGCCAGCAGTTGGATCAGCAGTTGCACCACACTCAGCAAGACTTGCAGACCGTGCTGTCTCAGTTAGAAGAGCTAGCGCATCAGCAGCAACTAGAAACCATGCGTTTAGAAGACCTACGCACAGA
Above is a genomic segment from Cyanobacteriota bacterium containing:
- a CDS encoding DUF1796 family putative cysteine peptidase produces the protein MYRFQIKAFTNPGESIGIVGSTPELGSWDVNHYVPLTTTSAQYPLWRTDSGIKFQQSPSDHEHPIEYKYIRLDANGDVQWEAWGANRWLPRDLGEQSRSIIVDDGEFGYIQPYPYGFDEHPTPPQWSQRGDGLKIVVIGSSVALGHQAWLMQGWATLLAESLHHRYGHSLVNVSELGANVTRTIERFPTVVAPEKPDVVIIALSLGNEGLASCLPHERRAVQRRFESGLQRLVRMTRELGAYPVLGGVYPHGNYNAEQYWLLKDTHQRMLTWDVPLLNWLSALDDGNGHWRSGISFDPAHPNAIGHRLMYEAIDLHIFQLTRDDLAAAQKHFQAEQSIEVYADDAGFRVIAYPKENQLRIINTSPYTYKIAAYWQELQLALRDHASLVPGIYIAKNPQTGLQPCLSVNAQGEIETLLEIPPGTDISYASTFDLFSPDNSQVLFYDGHLGMLKENDQHLRLINESDHEFNIHPMWQEVRSVLKAMPPGVYEDVFQPEMPFRTMMISSSGLESRVKVPPKTSILLRYVCKLSDISRVAIVPLGARCAARMLLYKMEYDGPAYPFDLTRTTNLGDVADMIAHGFDDMWNPRFLHYNADEKRIYHSKWTGLSFAHEVEEHEDPIRDMSPVHARMRKRYQARAARFWYTLDHADKLLFVRNGFSDRGTVIDLMEKLASKCQGKPFSLLLLTPQPSTEYEGIPNVIHYDLDFDPDRMYNDLGYWLYCTDVMRGILDSLGISSKNLFWCPPNP
- a CDS encoding PrsW family glutamic-type intramembrane protease — translated: MNRTQPATAQLRQVPTENLHGRRLLRYRLRPDRPVVIGRETDCHLRLSSTHYSTVSRYHAELRPHRIPAPIPGQDDRVVWQIQDLDTQNGTYVNGELIAGWHELRPGDRIRFSRSGPEFVFEQEPTPAMPSQSDRVTITQLIPLWSSDARSNLVHKAYLIPGIITVLFVVGMFATVNQPVLFKQALAVYVTAAAYYVIYQLCGKQKPWWLPIGVAACMVLLLLSPVLTIFTWVFREILPGGVPDNPQSLGFLPLLVRMFFGAGLMEELLKILPLVAVFWLGTQLRSPYREVIGLWEPLDGIILGTASAAGFILFETLGQYVPMIVQQGGEQQGIQILIPRVLGSVAGHMAYSGYFGYFVGLSVQKPSQRWSVLTVGCLSAAGLHALWNAAGFFNSPLLAIVGILSYACLAAAILKARKISTTRQHNFATRLRSGDDR
- a CDS encoding DUF2854 domain-containing protein, whose protein sequence is MVRQISLGTLGLWVGTLLTIGGFIAYATNNPTLNLAGFFYGIPLLLGGLALKAAELKPVPYSQPTTPEVLALRDRLATTTQHQIRKDVTRYRYGQEAHLDTSLAHLGLSPSDEERPILRSIREDDRDGAYALTLEFESPLIPLETWQQKQDKITTFFGPGIRVEITQPTEDRIDLALISAPKPAETQ
- a CDS encoding HEAT repeat domain-containing protein, whose product is MTSPDLTTIATQLDSDNSRDRMLALAALRDVDAADAVPLIKKVLNDKNLQVRSMAVFALGLKQTDECYPILVRLLETDPDYGIRADAAGAMGYLGDIRAFEPLCRAFYEDTDWLVRFSAAVSLGNLKDPRAYNVLMQALDSDEVVLQQAAIAALGEIGAVDAIDRLLQFAQSDDWLVRQRLAEALGHLPSPKSISALNYLAKDANPSVAEAALFALQRLKDLGADNSGTTN